The following nucleotide sequence is from Candidatus Methanoperedens sp..
ATTTTAAAAAACGATAAGCATAGGACTAACCGTTTGTTAGGCTAACACACATATGGGCAATAGATAGCGGATTTTCGATCATCTTTGAAAGGTGAGTTTTACTGCTATTCCAGGCTTGAGCAGGTCTGGGACAACAGTTTCAATGCTGATGTTCAGGGGTTATTCAGCCAGGGAGGCCCTAAAAGTTAGCTTTCTTGTTAGTATTCCTGCTGTTTTAGGAGTAGAAGTCCTGCTTGGATTACTGAAAACCAAAACAATCAATGTTTTAATCATTCCTGGAATAATTGCTTCGTTCATTTTTGGTTTGATTACGATAAAATCCCTTGTAAAACTTGCAGAGACGATAAATTTTGGCTATTTCTGCTCTGGATTCAGTCTTATCATTATACTGTATGTTATAGCATCTTCTTCGTACAACATATTTGGCTAGAATATTTTTATCGCATTTCTCTCATCCCGCATCAATCCGGTGACTTGAAAATCTATATAGAGTATATATATTATTAAGATCATCTTTATTTTTCCAATATAATAATTGTACTGCATGGAAGAAATAAATCAAGATAATCGGCAGGGTATAGCAGACATCCATACTCATACCAGGTGTTCAGGCTTCGGAAAATACTCCTTTCTACATTTCCCCGAATCGGTTACAGATCCCGTAAAAGCAATCGAAGCTGCCCAAAGGAAAAAACTTGATATCCTGTGCATAACAGACCATAACACGATACAGGGTGCTATTAAAGCTAAAAAACACGCAGAGGATATCGATGTTGTAATCGGTGAAGAAATATCAAGCACAGACGGTGAAATCCTGGCATTGTTCATCCAGGAAAAGATCAAACCCCTGCTTGGCGCACCTGAGACTATAGACCTAATACACGACCAGGGAGGTGTTGCCATAGCAGCTCATCCTTTCAGCCCGCAATGTTCCTCCCTTGGAAAGAAGATATGTCAT
It contains:
- a CDS encoding undecaprenyl-diphosphate phosphatase → MSFTAIPGLSRSGTTVSMLMFRGYSAREALKVSFLVSIPAVLGVEVLLGLLKTKTINVLIIPGIIASFIFGLITIKSLVKLAETINFGYFCSGFSLIIILYVIASSSYNIFG